In the genome of Thermoproteus tenax Kra 1, the window GTATGCCCTGGCTACTATGTCCGCTGAGGCGCGCCCGGTGGTCAAGACGATACCGCCTCTGATCCCCCTCTTGAGCGCCTTACCCACTAGCTTCAAGGCTGAGGAATGTCTACTGACGTCATGGGCGACTAGCCACTCCCCATTCACGATTGCAGCAGTGTGCATCGCCAAAGTGGGCTCTACAGCGGGCATCGTGAACTTGGCGAACTCTGAGGCGAGCGCTCTGACTTGCTCCATGCTTATGCTCGTCTCTACGATCCCCCTCCTGAGGGCACTGAGGGCGCCCCCGCACTCCTCTAGCGTCGTATGGACGCCAGTCCGCCTAGCCTTGACCTTGGCAATGATCTTATTGTCGCGCACCTCCACTTCCTCAACATCGCCTAGGGCATCTATATAGCCCTCAGCGTAGAGGAACCCTAGGGCTAGGTCGTCGAGTTCGCTGGGAGTAGCCACGACAGTGGCCACAAGAGCGTCGTTGACATAGATCTCTATCATTCTATCTACCGCAACCTTTATTCCGTATATCTCACGCCACATGGTTGGCTAATATCCTTAGCGCATATTGAGCCACCTCGTCGACTTCTCCATAGGCCTCTACGTGTACAAATCCACATCTTCTACATTTATTGAAGAAGATTCCCTCCAGCTTCTCGTTGATAAAGACGTCGAAGTTCTCCCTCCCTTCCACGCCGCAATTGGGGCAGCGCCACCACTTATAGCGCCAAGTGAAGCCGCAGACGCATCTCGCCACACGCTCCTTCCCCTCGAAGAACGCACTGTTCACCTTCCTCACCAAGAACAGTTGGGGCCGTCTCCCGCATATTGGGCAATAGTCCTCCGACCATCCTCTGAAGCTCCCTCCGTACATTGAGGCGAGCTTCCGTGCAACAATCAGTTGGCCCAAGCTCTGATCGCCCACCAGAGCCTCATAATCTCCAAGGTTCTCCACTTGTTTCAGGAGAGGAGGAGTAAAAGACTTGAGAGATGGAGTCAGCTGAGAGGATCCCAAAAAAGAGTTGAGCTCCTTGGGTATATTCAATAGTTCCTCTCTGCACTCTTCATTATCCCCACAGATTAAATTAAGTAGTACTTCTTTTGACATATTTCAAATATTTAGGCATATGTCTTTGAGCCCAACTTAGGGGTATTTTGCCGTATCCAAACATTGCCAGTAACAGAGGTCTGTTTGTCGGATGCAACACTGCAAATAGGTGAGCGAAGATGAATATCAAGCCTAGGTAGAACCCAAGGTCGTGTAGTAGTAATAAAATTCTATATTCGTCGATTGTAAGCCCGAGGATGTTGGCGTAGACCATGAGCACTCCGCTGATTGACAACAAGAGAATTGACGCCACAAGCTCTATTGCCATATAAGCCACCAAGACGTTGTGTCTCTCCAAATTTTCAGCGACATCGTTGGGTAAAGGCTTTCCGAAGACATAGTGGTCTACTAGCGCCCTCGCCTCTCTTATCTGTTGGCCCAAGGGCCTCTTTAATGCGTCGAATACTCTAATACGCTTGAAGGCCAATAAATAGATCGCGTAGATTATGAGGAAGAGCCCCCATAGCTCTCCGAGGAATCTATGGGACGTTCTGGCGAGCTCCTCGCCTATGGACACAGGGTAGGGATTACCCAAAAGGGAGGCTAGGGGAGCTCCCACGGCATAACTGAGCCAGCTCATTAGATCGGGGAACAGCAACATGGCGCCTGTCACAGCCAAGAGCGTAAACAATACCAAGTTGAGCGAGTGGGCGACCTTATAGCCCACTGATATAACCTCGACCTCTTCTATATTCTTTTTTTCATAATTTACACTACTCATAATAAGATATTGAGTATTAATTTAAAAATTTATTGTCCAGAAGATTGTGCCGAGGACTTCGACCTCTCTTGTTCCTC includes:
- a CDS encoding formate dehydrogenase accessory sulfurtransferase FdhD; this translates as MWREIYGIKVAVDRMIEIYVNDALVATVVATPSELDDLALGFLYAEGYIDALGDVEEVEVRDNKIIAKVKARRTGVHTTLEECGGALSALRRGIVETSISMEQVRALASEFAKFTMPAVEPTLAMHTAAIVNGEWLVAHDVSRHSSALKLVGKALKRGIRGGIVLTTGRASADIVARAYAVGSPVVISIRGPLYSGVEMACKLGVTLVANARGRGFVVFCDRGRIKI
- a CDS encoding formate dehydrogenase accessory protein FdhE, with protein sequence MSKEVLLNLICGDNEECREELLNIPKELNSFLGSSQLTPSLKSFTPPLLKQVENLGDYEALVGDQSLGQLIVARKLASMYGGSFRGWSEDYCPICGRRPQLFLVRKVNSAFFEGKERVARCVCGFTWRYKWWRCPNCGVEGRENFDVFINEKLEGIFFNKCRRCGFVHVEAYGEVDEVAQYALRILANHVA
- a CDS encoding cytochrome b/b6 domain-containing protein, with the protein product MSSVNYEKKNIEEVEVISVGYKVAHSLNLVLFTLLAVTGAMLLFPDLMSWLSYAVGAPLASLLGNPYPVSIGEELARTSHRFLGELWGLFLIIYAIYLLAFKRIRVFDALKRPLGQQIREARALVDHYVFGKPLPNDVAENLERHNVLVAYMAIELVASILLLSISGVLMVYANILGLTIDEYRILLLLHDLGFYLGLIFIFAHLFAVLHPTNRPLLLAMFGYGKIPLSWAQRHMPKYLKYVKRSTT